In Euphorbia lathyris chromosome 9, ddEupLath1.1, whole genome shotgun sequence, the following are encoded in one genomic region:
- the LOC136206525 gene encoding kinesin-like protein KIN-14U, with the protein MLISSEMEEQISLQESLISSPNLDYLGGMQWESDPSIYTDVNVVPEHEKDELELSISNLQEEIAHLRQKERLLDKKRKEALNKILDIKGSIRVFCRVRPFLVTGRRRVHEPISIGLGKIMVKSAGIRKEFRFDKVFQQAATQEDCFVEVEPILRSALDGHNVCILAYGQTGTGKTFTMDGTNDQPGIIPRALEELYRHASFENSNSHSVTFSMSMLEVYMGNLRDLLAQKTACKSYETAAKCNLNIQTDPKGYVEIEGLTEVKIPDLAKAKWWYSKGRRARSTSWTNVNETSSRSHCLMRINICGHGEISKLWMVDLGGSERLLKTGATGQTLDEGRAINLSLSALADVIAALRRKRGHVPYRNSKLTQILKDSLGDGSKVLMLVHVSPCEEDIGETICSLSFANRARATEINGEVPAEIMKPREKRIMELEEDMREAEEESQKIRNQLQKAEFLLSGKKKLFLTTCTLDEDKENTPIILKEDNIEINETPPIAENRIRRSMTASSTSLPRFMTSTAASRLRQTAAEKEISKRATSLRSGSRNSVQFSCSQSLSYSEFRLKPNSRDSNKVSRFGDAKIITENLNCNGSDSKIAPLTRSKMVVASSDPNLKTTLARHRRRMSNLI; encoded by the exons ATGTTGATTTCTAGTGAAATGGAGGAGCAGATCTCTTTGCAAGAATCCCTAATTTCATCCCCAAATCTGGATTACCTTGGTGGGATGCAATGGGAGTCTGACCCCAGCATTTATACAGATGTCAATGTTGTTCCTGAGCACGAAAAGGATGAGCTCGAGctgtccatatcgaatctacaAG AAGAAATTGCCCATCTGAGACAGAAGGAGAGGTTGTTGGACAAGAAGCGTAAAGAAGCATTGAATAAGATATTAGATATTAAAG GCAGTATAAGAGTATTTTGCAGAGTTAGGCCATTTCTAGTGACAGGAAGGAGAAGAGTTCATGAACCAATTTCAATTGGGTTAGGAAAGATCATGGTAAAATCTGCAGGAATTCGGAAGGAATTCAGATTCGATAAGGTTTTCCAACAAGCAGCAACTCAAG AGGATTGTTTCGTTGAGGTTGAACCAATCCTTAGATCTGCACTTGATGGGCATAATGTGTGTATATTGGCTTATGGCCAAACCGGGACTGGGAAGACTTTCACAATG GATGGCACAAATGACCAGCCTGGGATCATTCCTCGGGCTCTAGAAGAGCTTTACCGTCATGCTTCTTTCGAAAACTCCAACTCGCATTCTGTAACGTTTTCGATGAGCATGTTGGAGGTTTACATGGGAAATCTAAGAGATCTACTTGCTCAAAAGACAGCATGTAAATCATATGAGACTGCAGCTAAATG CAATCTCAACATCCAAACGGATCCAAAAGGATACGTAGAAATCGAGGGACTAACAGAGGTGAAAATCCCGGATTTGGCAAAAGCAAAATGGTGGTACTCGAAGGGGAGACGAGCTCGATCGACTTCATGGACTAATGTGAACGAGACATCAAGTAGATCACACTG CTTAATGAGGATCAACATTTGTGGACATGGAGAAATAAGCAAACTTTGGATGGTAGATCTTGGAGGCAGTGAAAGATTGCTGAAAACAGGGGCCACAGGACAGACACTAGACGAAGGAAGGGCAATAAATCTATCTCTTTCTGCTTTAGCTGATGTTATTGCTGCTCTCAGAAGGAAGAGGGGCCATGTGCCTTACAG GAATAGCAAGCTAACTCAAATCCTCAAAGATTCCTTAG GTGATGGTTCAAAGGTTTTAATGCTTGTGCATGTAAGCCCTTGTGAGGAGGATATTGGAGAGACGATCTGCTCTTTGAGTTTCGCGAATAGAGCAAGAGCAACCGAAATCAACGGAGAAGTGCCAGCG GAGATAATGAAGCCACGGGAGAAACGGATAATGGAGCTTGAAGAAGACATGAGAGAAGCCGAAGAAGAGAGTCAGAAGATTAGGAATCAATTACAGAAAGCTGAGTTTTTATTAAGTGGAAAGAAGAAGCTTTTCTTAACCACTTGCACACTTGATGAAGACAAGGAAAATACACCTATAATTCTCAAAGAAGATAATATAGAGATCAACGAAACTCCTCCGATAGCCGAAAATAGAATTCGAAGAAGCATGACCGCTTCTTCCACTTCCCTTCCTAGATTCATGACTTCTACTGCAGCTAGCAGGCTAAGGCAAACTGCTGCAGAGAAGGAGATATCTAAAAGAGCTACAAGTCTTAGATCAGGATCAagaaattcagttcagttttctTGTTCTCAATCCCTAAGTTACTCGGAGTTTCGTCTCAAACCAAATTcaagagattcaaataaagtTTCCCGTTTTGGTGATGCGAAAATCATTACAGAGAATCTCAATTGCAACGGGTCAGATTCGAAGATAGCTCCGTTGACACGAAGcaagatggttgttgcttcatCAGATCCGAACTTGAAAACTACGCTAGCTCGGCATAGAAGGAGAATGTCTAATCTAATCTAA